A stretch of DNA from Gemmatimonadota bacterium:
CGGTTACCGCGTGGACGAGCTGAGCTTCAGCTTTTCCGCCTGGCCTGGCCGGTTCGGGCTTCCGGCCGTGGGCCTCCTGTACCTGGCCGGGATCATGGCAGCAACCGTGCTTCTCCTGGGCGGCCGCGGCGCGGCGGCCTTGGTTCCGCTGGGCGCTCTCGTCCCGGCACTCCTCCTGGCTGCCATCCTGGGGCGATACTTCATTGCCCGGCTGCCCTGGGGGCGGATCCGGACGGCTAACTGGCTGATCTACCGGCCGGGCTCGAGGCCGCGTTACCTGGTCATGGCGCACCGGGACAGCAAGGCCCAGCCCGTCTCCCTCTGGGTGCGAGCCGCCGTCACTCTTGCCGCGGCATTGGCTGCCGCGGCCCTCTTCCTTTCCGCACTGCTCACGGTGATCGACCCGGCCTGGGGCCGCAGCCCCGTAACCCTCGGCGCAGCCGGGATGGGCGCGCTCGCCGCGCTGGGGATGCTCCTGAGCTGGGCAGGGAACAGCTCGCCTGGCGCACTCGATAATGCGTCCGGCCTGGCTGCGCTCCTGGGGCTGGCCCGCCGGGAGCGGGCGCACGGTGACACCGGCTTCCTCATCACGGACGGTGAGGAGCTGGGGCTGGCGGGGGCGCGGGCACTGGCCGGCCGGCTGCCCCCCGTCTTCGGCGTGCTCAACCTGGACGGCCTGGATGACGCGGGGGACTTTGCCATCATCGAGAGGTACGGCTGGCCGCGGCGCGGACTGGCGCCCCATCTGAGCGCAGCCCTGCTCGAGGCCGCCGCCAGCCTGGGCCTGCCCGCCGCGCGCCGGCCGCTCCCCGTCGGCATCCTGGTGGACCATATCCCGCTCATGGACGCGGGAACCGCGGCCGTGACGATCATGCGCGGCTCCGCCCGCTCGCTGCGCCGCGTGCACCGCCCGGCAGACCGCGCCGAGCGCATGAGCGGCGCCGGCGCGGCCGCAGCCGTGGCGCTGGTGGCCGCCGCCCTGCAGCTCCTGCGCGAGCAGCGCTCGGTGGCTTGACCGCCGATCCCAGAGCCCTGCGGCCGCGATTGCCACCCCACCTGCTCCCGG
This window harbors:
- a CDS encoding M28 family peptidase, which translates into the protein GYRVDELSFSFSAWPGRFGLPAVGLLYLAGIMAATVLLLGGRGAAALVPLGALVPALLLAAILGRYFIARLPWGRIRTANWLIYRPGSRPRYLVMAHRDSKAQPVSLWVRAAVTLAAALAAAALFLSALLTVIDPAWGRSPVTLGAAGMGALAALGMLLSWAGNSSPGALDNASGLAALLGLARRERAHGDTGFLITDGEELGLAGARALAGRLPPVFGVLNLDGLDDAGDFAIIERYGWPRRGLAPHLSAALLEAAASLGLPAARRPLPVGILVDHIPLMDAGTAAVTIMRGSARSLRRVHRPADRAERMSGAGAAAAVALVAAALQLLREQRSVA